A stretch of Aedes aegypti strain LVP_AGWG chromosome 2, AaegL5.0 Primary Assembly, whole genome shotgun sequence DNA encodes these proteins:
- the LOC5565859 gene encoding myoglobin: MDESGLTGKQKITLLSAWGLLKQESSLHGRNMMFLLFREHPRYLPYFDFSSDSTNSNLADNKSFHLHAVNVMGAIGTLIECGLNDPEVFRKKLFHLVEVHKARGVTPLDVQLFSEIITDYLVEVLGRQAANSLADALGKLFDQFAEAFAYQD, from the exons ATGGACGAAAGTGGTTTAACAGGAAAGCAGAAAATTACACTGCTATCGGCATGGGGTTTACTCAAACAAGAAAGCAGCCTCCATGGTCGAAATATGATGTTCCT ACTCTTCCGGGAGCATCCCCGTTACCTGCCATACTTTGACTTCAGCTCCGATTCCACCAATTCCAATCTGGCCGATAACAAAAGCTTCCACCTGCATGCTGTGAACGTGATGGGCGCCATCGGAACATTGATAGAGTGTGGTCTCAACGATCCGGAAGTGTTCCGAAAGAAGCTGTTCCACCTCGTGGAAGTCCATAAAGCCCGAGGAGTGACACCGTTGGACGTTCAGCTGTTTAGCGAGATAATAACGGACTACCTCGTGGAAGTGCTGGGTCGTCAAGCGGCCAACTCCCTGGCGGATGCCCTCGGTAAGCTGTTCGATCAATTTGCAGAAGCTTTTGCGTATCAGGACTGA